Proteins encoded within one genomic window of Cryptosporangium aurantiacum:
- a CDS encoding DUF2470 domain-containing protein, producing MEPTPAEIARTLAAGHLPARIRTECGPGGGSSASSATEFAVTHVTDRMGRVLLLLAEDSPVDRALRPVAADGDAVAQLMVADRQPVSGSPWRGRITMSGWATRLTGIAAHRTAMDFAEVNAVGELLDVGRGSVLYRLDLAEIEWATPGYDAEDTGPDGLRRVDVDVDAFLDAEPDPFGPDEQKLLADLADHHDDLLAELCAQARETAVPGARSARALRLDRYGLTLGVDVAGEERWIRAGFRHPISDLKELAEVFHLLACCRCRPESHTHAY from the coding sequence ATGGAACCGACCCCGGCGGAGATCGCCCGGACGCTGGCGGCCGGACACCTACCGGCCCGGATCCGGACCGAGTGCGGGCCGGGCGGTGGTTCCTCCGCGTCGAGCGCGACCGAGTTCGCGGTGACCCACGTGACCGACCGCATGGGACGCGTCCTGCTGCTCCTGGCCGAGGACAGCCCGGTGGACCGTGCACTGCGTCCGGTGGCCGCGGACGGTGACGCGGTGGCGCAGCTGATGGTCGCCGACCGGCAGCCGGTTTCGGGTAGCCCGTGGCGCGGGCGGATCACGATGTCGGGCTGGGCCACGCGGCTGACCGGCATCGCGGCGCACCGCACCGCGATGGATTTCGCCGAGGTCAACGCGGTGGGCGAGCTGCTTGACGTCGGCCGGGGGAGCGTCCTGTACCGACTCGACCTGGCCGAGATCGAGTGGGCGACGCCGGGTTACGACGCGGAGGACACCGGTCCGGACGGGCTCCGCCGGGTCGACGTGGACGTCGACGCGTTCCTGGACGCCGAGCCCGACCCGTTCGGCCCCGACGAGCAGAAGCTCCTCGCCGACCTCGCCGACCACCACGACGACCTGCTCGCCGAACTCTGCGCGCAGGCACGGGAGACCGCGGTCCCCGGTGCCCGCAGCGCCAGGGCGCTCCGGCTCGACCGCTACGGGCTCACGCTCGGCGTCGACGTCGCGGGGGAGGAGCGCTGGATCCGCGCCGGCTTCCGGCACCCGATCAGCGACCTCAAGGAGCTGGCCGAGGTGTTCCACCTGCTTGCCTGCTGTCGCTGCCGTCCGGAGTCGCACACTCACGCGTACTGA
- a CDS encoding GNAT family N-acetyltransferase: MPPRVLVSAPAAAGPAALVGPGRTPGYSVVLATEPAEVRAAQELRYRVFADELGAEIDGSGVDADRFDPLCDHLLIRDDRTGACVGTYRMLPPGRSAELYSDGEFRLDRLAALRPELVEAGRSCVDPEHRTGAVIGLMWAGIARYLHLAGHRWLAGCASVSLADGGKAAAATWGVVSAKHFASDAYRVEPRQPWPVRSDVAPRTSLVPPLLRGYLRLGAKVCGPPAHDPAFGTADFFVLLSLADADPRYLRRFLGADT, encoded by the coding sequence ATGCCTCCACGTGTACTCGTCTCCGCGCCCGCTGCAGCCGGGCCGGCAGCGCTCGTCGGCCCCGGCCGCACACCGGGGTACTCGGTGGTCCTCGCGACCGAACCGGCGGAGGTCCGTGCCGCCCAGGAACTGCGGTACCGCGTCTTCGCCGACGAATTAGGCGCGGAGATCGACGGATCCGGGGTGGACGCCGACCGTTTTGACCCGCTCTGTGACCACCTTCTGATCCGCGATGACCGCACCGGTGCGTGCGTCGGCACCTATCGCATGCTCCCGCCCGGCCGTAGCGCCGAGCTCTACTCCGATGGAGAGTTCCGGCTCGACCGGCTCGCCGCATTGCGTCCGGAACTCGTCGAGGCCGGTCGCTCCTGCGTCGACCCGGAGCACCGCACCGGCGCCGTGATCGGGCTGATGTGGGCGGGCATCGCCCGCTACCTCCACCTCGCAGGCCACCGCTGGCTGGCCGGCTGCGCCTCGGTGTCGCTGGCCGACGGAGGGAAAGCGGCGGCCGCGACCTGGGGCGTCGTCAGCGCGAAGCACTTCGCGTCGGACGCCTACCGCGTCGAACCGCGGCAGCCGTGGCCCGTCCGCTCCGACGTCGCCCCGCGGACGTCGCTGGTTCCGCCGCTGCTCCGCGGTTACCTGCGCCTCGGGGCCAAGGTCTGCGGGCCGCCCGCCCACGACCCCGCGTTCGGCACCGCGGACTTCTTCGTCCTGCTCTCGCTCGCCGACGCTGACCCGCGCTACCTGCGGCGATTCCTCGGGGCCGACACGTGA
- a CDS encoding MMPL family transporter produces the protein MNSPPKYAPQQVDDASAGGTDRKSRLRIGKWFVVLFWVVVLIGAGPFAGKVSEVEDNSVTSFLPREAQSTRVAELLPRFQQDDLLPAVVVYARDGGLTAADRTAITADRSALEALGTGGIEGPIPSDDGAALMYVVPVSNNDDPLGAVERMRDRVADSAPDGVDVHVAGAAGNLYDSVSVFDDLDANLLLATVGVVTLLLLLTYRSPVLWILPLLAVGFGSQLATAVVYLLAKHADLPVNGQSGGILTVLVFGAGTDYALLLISRYREELRRHADRHAAMATALRRTAPAVLASAGTVVVGLLCLLAADQNSTRSLGATGAVGVACAAIVILTLLPALLVIVGRWAFWPLVPRVGSEPVRGRLLSWDTVAAAVGRRPRLLWMSAAVFLVALTLGLTTMTLGASDAEQYKTPPDSVRGQELVAKHYPAGATEPTQIVAAAGSADAVVAAARSTDGVARVDAVVRGGELVLVPVVLTDAPDSDAAEKTVQRLRSALAELPEADAAVGGRTASTLDTRETAARDRWVVIPLALVAIALILIAVLRSLVAPLLLIVTNVLSFLAALGGTALILKSVFDVSAVDYSLPLLGFLFLVSLGVDYNVFLMTRVREEVASRGHREGVLVGLSTTGGVITSAGLVLAGTFAVFLGMPLVGMLAMGLLVAVGVLLDTLLVRTLLVPALALDVGRATWWPKQP, from the coding sequence ATGAACTCCCCACCGAAGTATGCCCCGCAGCAGGTCGACGACGCGTCGGCCGGCGGCACCGACCGGAAGTCGCGCCTGCGGATCGGCAAGTGGTTCGTCGTCCTGTTCTGGGTGGTCGTGCTGATCGGCGCAGGCCCGTTCGCGGGCAAGGTCTCCGAGGTCGAGGACAACAGCGTCACGTCGTTCCTGCCCCGGGAGGCGCAGTCGACCCGGGTCGCCGAACTGCTGCCCCGCTTCCAGCAGGACGACCTGCTGCCGGCCGTCGTCGTCTACGCCCGTGACGGCGGGCTCACGGCGGCGGACCGGACGGCGATCACCGCCGACCGCTCGGCTCTGGAAGCCCTCGGCACCGGAGGCATCGAGGGTCCGATCCCGTCGGACGACGGGGCCGCACTGATGTACGTGGTGCCGGTCAGCAACAACGACGACCCGCTTGGCGCCGTCGAACGCATGCGGGACCGGGTCGCCGACTCCGCGCCGGACGGCGTCGACGTGCACGTGGCCGGAGCGGCGGGCAACCTCTACGACTCGGTCTCGGTCTTCGACGACCTCGACGCGAACCTGTTGCTCGCCACCGTCGGCGTGGTCACGCTCCTGCTGCTGCTGACCTACCGCAGCCCGGTGCTGTGGATACTGCCGCTGCTGGCGGTCGGGTTCGGCAGCCAGCTGGCGACCGCGGTGGTGTATCTGCTGGCGAAGCACGCCGACCTGCCGGTCAACGGGCAGAGCGGCGGCATCCTCACCGTGCTGGTGTTCGGCGCGGGCACCGACTACGCGCTGCTGCTGATCTCGCGCTACCGCGAGGAGTTGCGTCGGCACGCCGACCGGCACGCCGCGATGGCGACCGCGCTCCGCCGGACAGCGCCGGCCGTGCTGGCGTCCGCGGGCACCGTGGTCGTGGGTCTGCTCTGCCTGCTGGCCGCCGACCAGAACTCGACCCGGAGCCTGGGCGCGACCGGCGCGGTCGGCGTCGCCTGCGCGGCGATCGTGATCCTGACGCTGCTCCCGGCGCTGCTCGTCATCGTCGGCCGCTGGGCGTTCTGGCCGCTGGTGCCCCGGGTGGGGAGCGAGCCCGTCCGTGGCCGGCTGCTGAGCTGGGACACCGTCGCCGCGGCCGTCGGCCGCAGGCCGCGCCTGCTCTGGATGTCCGCGGCCGTGTTCCTGGTCGCGCTGACGCTCGGCCTGACCACGATGACGCTCGGCGCGAGCGACGCCGAGCAGTACAAGACGCCACCGGACTCGGTCCGCGGGCAGGAGCTGGTGGCGAAGCACTACCCGGCAGGCGCCACCGAGCCGACCCAGATCGTCGCGGCGGCAGGCTCGGCCGACGCGGTGGTCGCCGCCGCACGCTCGACCGACGGCGTGGCCCGGGTGGATGCGGTGGTGCGCGGTGGTGAGCTGGTGCTGGTCCCGGTCGTGCTGACCGACGCGCCGGACAGCGACGCTGCCGAGAAGACCGTGCAGCGGCTCCGCTCCGCGCTCGCCGAACTGCCCGAGGCGGACGCCGCGGTCGGCGGCCGGACGGCGTCGACGCTCGACACCAGGGAGACCGCCGCCAGGGACCGGTGGGTGGTTATCCCGCTTGCGCTGGTGGCGATCGCGCTGATCCTGATCGCGGTGCTGCGCTCGCTCGTCGCGCCGCTGCTGCTGATCGTCACCAACGTGCTGTCGTTCCTGGCCGCGCTGGGTGGCACGGCGTTGATCCTGAAGTCGGTCTTCGACGTCAGCGCGGTCGACTACTCGCTGCCGCTGCTCGGGTTCCTGTTCCTGGTCTCGCTCGGCGTCGACTACAACGTCTTCCTGATGACGCGGGTGCGCGAGGAGGTCGCGAGCCGCGGGCACCGCGAGGGCGTGCTGGTCGGGCTCAGTACCACCGGCGGAGTGATCACCAGCGCCGGTCTGGTGCTGGCGGGCACGTTCGCGGTCTTCCTCGGGATGCCGCTGGTCGGGATGCTCGCGATGGGCCTACTGGTGGCCGTCGGGGTCTTGCTCGACACGCTGCTGGTCAGGACGCTGTTGGTACCGGCGTTGGCACTCGACGTCGGCCGGGCGACCTGGTGGCCCAAGCAGCCGTAG
- a CDS encoding esterase/lipase family protein has protein sequence MRRKLLGSMIAALGATATLLAGAQPTQAAPLPVNYNWLAEFLPNIGNYQQAPPGAITVSRNADGKLPAKCTSSQHPVPVLLAHGTWENQNDNWRALSPYLKNAGYCVYTFNYGGDDNAAFQGTDAVPSNAKELARVVDKVLQVTGAPKVDIVGHSQGGMMPRWYIKFLNGGSKINKLIGLSPSNHGTTLWGLGNLGKAIGLGSTVTENGGVVDGAFDQIEGSAVQQKLATCSTGPAQDVCVNDTVKYTVIQTNGDQVVTPPQNAFLIATDAQKASKQITNILLQDVCILDASEHLAITYDSVAFQLILNALDPSTAKQPVCKLITPYVGG, from the coding sequence ATGCGTCGCAAGCTGCTCGGCTCGATGATAGCTGCGCTCGGCGCCACCGCGACTCTGCTAGCCGGAGCCCAGCCCACCCAGGCCGCTCCGTTGCCGGTGAACTACAACTGGCTGGCCGAATTCCTGCCGAACATCGGCAACTACCAGCAGGCCCCGCCGGGGGCGATCACGGTCTCCCGCAACGCCGACGGGAAGCTGCCGGCCAAGTGCACGTCGTCGCAGCACCCGGTCCCGGTCCTCCTCGCGCACGGAACGTGGGAGAACCAGAACGACAACTGGCGAGCCCTTTCGCCGTACTTGAAGAATGCCGGGTATTGCGTCTACACGTTCAACTACGGTGGGGACGACAACGCCGCGTTCCAGGGCACCGACGCCGTTCCGTCGAACGCCAAGGAATTGGCTCGCGTCGTCGACAAGGTCCTCCAGGTGACCGGAGCGCCGAAGGTCGACATCGTCGGTCATTCGCAGGGCGGAATGATGCCGCGCTGGTACATCAAATTCCTCAACGGTGGTTCGAAGATCAACAAGCTGATCGGCCTCTCCCCGTCCAATCACGGCACCACGCTGTGGGGCCTGGGGAACCTCGGCAAGGCGATCGGGCTCGGCTCCACGGTCACCGAGAACGGCGGCGTCGTCGACGGTGCCTTCGACCAGATCGAGGGCTCGGCGGTCCAGCAGAAGCTGGCCACCTGCTCGACCGGCCCGGCCCAGGACGTCTGCGTGAACGACACCGTGAAGTACACGGTCATCCAGACCAACGGTGACCAGGTCGTCACGCCCCCGCAGAACGCGTTCCTGATCGCGACCGACGCCCAGAAGGCGAGCAAGCAGATCACGAACATCCTGCTGCAGGACGTCTGCATCCTGGACGCCTCGGAGCACCTCGCGATCACCTACGACAGCGTCGCGTTCCAGCTGATCCTCAACGCGCTCGACCCGAGCACCGCGAAGCAGCCGGTCTGCAAGCTGATCACCCCGTACGTGGGTGGCTGA
- a CDS encoding extracellular solute-binding protein produces MTRSRRRQEPPTSARILTTALVAAVVLAGCTGDNDGKKPVASPTKFTVPTAGPATGLGKTEGALNLVAPDGYVEAGRTDQAADWVTPFTKATGCKVEVTLTSGPDQTASLMASGRYDGVAATGDVALRLVNQGTVAPVNTALVPGYAQVAPGLKDKPWYTVDGVRFGVPVGRSANVLLWRTDVVRKPLTSWGPVYQANSPYRGQVTAPETPMTIADAALYLKTARPDLGIRSPYALTEAQLDAVVETLKAQRTLAGGYWTDYRQAVPAFTSKRVTVGQTSLAIAQLTKANGAPVQSAVPAEGSTGASTTWMLGAKAPHPNCMYKWMDHVLSPTVNAQVAEWIGVAPSTGAACARTADKSWCRTYHATDEPFWAKIAMQTAPLVDCRDGRGTTCTSYAAWVEAWKRAVG; encoded by the coding sequence GTGACTCGGTCACGCCGACGCCAGGAGCCCCCCACGTCCGCCCGAATACTCACCACCGCACTCGTCGCCGCTGTTGTCCTCGCGGGCTGCACCGGTGACAACGACGGGAAGAAGCCCGTCGCGTCGCCGACGAAGTTCACGGTCCCCACGGCGGGTCCGGCGACCGGCCTCGGCAAGACCGAGGGCGCCCTGAACCTGGTCGCCCCGGACGGTTACGTCGAGGCCGGTCGCACCGACCAGGCCGCGGACTGGGTGACGCCGTTCACCAAGGCCACCGGCTGCAAGGTCGAGGTGACGCTGACCAGCGGCCCCGACCAGACCGCCTCGCTGATGGCCAGCGGTCGCTACGACGGCGTCGCGGCGACCGGCGATGTGGCGCTCCGGCTGGTGAACCAGGGCACGGTGGCTCCGGTCAACACCGCGCTGGTGCCCGGCTACGCGCAGGTTGCGCCGGGGTTGAAGGACAAACCCTGGTACACGGTGGACGGCGTCCGCTTCGGCGTCCCGGTCGGACGCTCGGCCAACGTCCTGCTCTGGCGCACCGACGTCGTCCGCAAGCCGTTGACGTCGTGGGGGCCGGTCTACCAGGCGAACTCGCCGTACCGCGGGCAGGTCACCGCACCGGAGACGCCGATGACGATCGCCGACGCCGCGCTGTACCTGAAGACCGCGCGGCCGGACCTCGGCATCCGCAGCCCGTACGCGTTGACCGAAGCGCAGCTGGACGCGGTCGTCGAGACGCTGAAGGCGCAGCGCACGCTGGCCGGCGGGTACTGGACGGACTACCGGCAGGCGGTGCCCGCGTTCACGTCCAAGCGCGTGACGGTGGGGCAGACCAGCCTGGCGATCGCGCAGTTGACCAAGGCGAACGGCGCGCCGGTGCAGTCGGCGGTCCCGGCCGAGGGTTCGACCGGCGCGTCCACGACCTGGATGCTCGGCGCGAAGGCGCCGCACCCGAACTGCATGTACAAGTGGATGGACCACGTGCTCAGCCCCACCGTGAACGCGCAGGTCGCGGAGTGGATCGGGGTGGCGCCGTCGACCGGTGCCGCGTGCGCCCGCACGGCCGACAAGTCGTGGTGCCGCACATACCACGCGACCGACGAGCCGTTCTGGGCGAAGATCGCCATGCAGACCGCACCGCTGGTCGACTGCCGGGACGGCCGTGGCACGACCTGCACGAGTTACGCGGCCTGGGTCGAGGCCTGGAAACGGGCGGTCGGCTAG
- a CDS encoding DUF202 domain-containing protein, which translates to MTAQRRPPGLAAERTALSWVRSLTGLVGVTLLLSRGLLMHWPVLPAAIVASGIGVLVLAACILGERRWLALRRPRPGPPHGSVVVAITAGALLVAAVGALVLAR; encoded by the coding sequence GTGACGGCCCAGCGGCGCCCGCCGGGGCTGGCCGCCGAGCGCACGGCGCTGTCCTGGGTGCGGTCGCTGACCGGCCTCGTCGGCGTCACGCTGCTGCTGTCCCGCGGGCTGCTGATGCACTGGCCGGTGCTGCCCGCCGCGATCGTCGCCAGTGGAATCGGGGTGTTGGTGCTGGCTGCGTGCATCCTGGGCGAGCGGCGGTGGCTGGCGCTGCGTCGTCCCCGACCCGGGCCGCCGCACGGGTCGGTGGTCGTCGCGATCACCGCGGGCGCGCTGCTGGTGGCCGCCGTCGGCGCGCTCGTGCTGGCGCGCTGA
- a CDS encoding lysophospholipid acyltransferase family protein: MPAWAPYSPCAVRCLGTDEERISVPAAVLRLVAVVGVLFAALLLAVFYPLLPADRRADVVRGWCRILLWTLDIRVAVDSPARAPAGALVVANHISWLDVIVLGAVRPGRMVARADLREWPLIGTVAARAGTIFIDRQRLSTLPGTVADVRSALRSGARVLAFPEGTTWCGAASGRFRPALFQAAIDAGAPVEPVTLRYRIGDRLSTAPAFVGDDPLVTSIWRVVRARALVADVRCHAELPPTGGRRMLATAASTLVSGVDRPGVHGRVGVHVVQVLDGHPA, encoded by the coding sequence ATGCCGGCGTGGGCGCCCTACTCGCCGTGCGCGGTTCGCTGCCTCGGCACCGACGAGGAGCGGATCTCGGTGCCCGCGGCCGTGCTGCGGCTGGTCGCCGTGGTCGGGGTGCTGTTCGCCGCGCTCCTGCTCGCCGTGTTCTACCCGCTGCTGCCCGCCGACCGACGCGCCGACGTCGTCCGGGGCTGGTGCCGGATCCTGCTGTGGACGCTCGACATCCGGGTCGCGGTCGACTCGCCCGCCCGGGCACCGGCGGGTGCGCTCGTCGTCGCGAACCACATCTCCTGGCTGGACGTCATCGTGCTCGGCGCGGTGCGACCCGGACGCATGGTGGCGAGGGCTGACCTGCGCGAGTGGCCGCTGATCGGGACGGTGGCCGCCCGCGCCGGAACGATCTTCATCGACCGGCAGCGCCTCTCCACGCTGCCCGGAACGGTCGCCGACGTGCGGAGCGCGCTGCGGTCCGGCGCCCGGGTGCTGGCGTTCCCGGAGGGCACCACCTGGTGCGGCGCCGCGTCCGGCCGGTTCCGCCCGGCGCTGTTCCAGGCGGCGATCGACGCCGGTGCGCCGGTGGAGCCGGTGACGCTGCGCTATCGGATCGGCGACCGGCTGTCCACCGCGCCGGCGTTCGTCGGCGACGACCCGCTCGTCACGTCGATCTGGCGGGTCGTGCGTGCTCGGGCGCTCGTGGCCGACGTCCGCTGCCACGCGGAACTCCCGCCGACCGGCGGGCGCCGAATGCTCGCCACGGCCGCGTCGACGCTGGTCTCAGGCGTCGATCGGCCAGGTGTGCACGGGCGCGTTGGAGTGCATGTGGTCCAGGTACTCGACGGTCATCCGGCGTAG
- a CDS encoding YidH family protein → MAMADDVRLRQADETRPTDPGDELDYRFTLANERTFLAWIRTALALVGGGLAVDQLLPDLGPPALRVTIAAVLLILGAATAVHAAVRWVRIEQHMRSGRDLPASLYPRVLAALLAVGAALLVLVVVLGADQ, encoded by the coding sequence ATGGCGATGGCCGATGACGTGCGACTACGCCAGGCCGACGAAACAAGGCCTACCGATCCGGGGGACGAACTCGACTACCGCTTCACGCTGGCGAACGAACGGACGTTCCTCGCCTGGATCCGCACCGCGCTCGCCCTGGTGGGCGGTGGGCTCGCGGTCGACCAACTGCTGCCGGACCTGGGCCCACCGGCGTTGCGCGTCACGATCGCCGCCGTTCTGCTGATCCTCGGCGCCGCCACCGCCGTGCACGCGGCGGTCCGCTGGGTCCGGATCGAGCAGCACATGCGGTCCGGCCGCGACCTGCCCGCTTCCCTCTACCCGAGGGTGCTCGCCGCGCTGCTCGCGGTCGGCGCGGCGCTACTCGTCCTGGTCGTCGTCCTCGGCGCGGATCAGTGA
- a CDS encoding ArsR/SmtB family transcription factor yields MEELTEPTGDELLLMLSALANPHRLRIVATLAAGRNYVSRLAREMGMSRPLLHMHLQRLEAAGLVSGHHEVSEDGKAMRYVEVTPFALRLTPGQIAAAARTLSGPADEGR; encoded by the coding sequence ATGGAAGAACTCACCGAACCCACCGGCGACGAGCTGCTGCTGATGCTGAGCGCACTGGCGAACCCGCATCGGCTCCGCATCGTGGCAACGCTCGCTGCCGGGCGGAACTACGTCAGCCGGCTTGCCCGCGAGATGGGCATGAGCAGGCCGTTGCTGCACATGCACCTGCAGCGGCTGGAGGCCGCCGGGTTGGTGTCGGGCCATCACGAGGTCTCGGAGGACGGAAAAGCGATGAGATACGTCGAGGTGACGCCATTCGCCCTGCGGCTGACCCCAGGGCAGATCGCGGCCGCCGCCCGCACGCTCAGCGGCCCCGCCGACGAGGGGCGGTGA
- the rpsD gene encoding 30S ribosomal protein S4, with amino-acid sequence MNKSRPKVRLSRALGIPLTPKCVEYFERRPYPPGDHGRRRRQQSDYSLRLREKQRLRFQYDVGEKQLRRVFDEAAKNRAGKTGDVLVTLLERRLDATVLRAGFARTIYQARQFVTHRHITVNGRRVDRPSYRVEEGDVIQVHERSRPMTPFVTAAAGAHVGSGPTAPYLDVSVSTLTARVLRDPLRSEIPITCNEQLVVEFYSR; translated from the coding sequence ATGAACAAGTCCCGGCCGAAGGTCCGGCTGTCGCGGGCGCTGGGGATCCCGCTCACGCCGAAGTGCGTGGAGTACTTCGAGCGACGTCCGTATCCGCCCGGCGACCACGGCCGCCGTCGCCGCCAGCAGAGCGACTACTCGCTGCGGCTCCGGGAGAAGCAGCGGCTGCGCTTCCAGTACGACGTCGGCGAGAAGCAGCTACGCCGCGTCTTCGACGAGGCGGCCAAGAACCGCGCGGGCAAGACCGGTGACGTGCTGGTCACGCTGCTCGAGCGTCGGCTCGACGCCACGGTGCTGCGCGCCGGCTTCGCCCGGACGATCTACCAGGCTCGCCAGTTCGTCACGCACCGGCACATCACGGTGAACGGGCGTCGTGTCGACCGGCCGTCGTACCGGGTGGAGGAGGGCGACGTCATCCAGGTGCACGAGCGCAGCCGCCCGATGACGCCGTTCGTGACCGCCGCCGCAGGCGCGCACGTCGGCTCCGGCCCGACCGCGCCGTACCTCGACGTCTCGGTGAGCACGCTGACCGCTCGGGTGCTGCGCGATCCGCTGCGCTCCGAGATCCCGATCACCTGCAACGAGCAGCTCGTCGTCGAGTTCTACTCCCGCTGA
- a CDS encoding ACT domain-containing protein, producing the protein MLLRVRVSLPDRPGALGAVTRTLGSAGADILQVTVLESVSGRALDEFTVSVANPAVRDRVSAGLEAAPGVRVEGIWETVEPPGAFPDLVVLSQVAVNPGRGLATLVDAAPALFSAEWAALVETDPSPSVVTASWQAPAEPPLPALTPLRPRTVSLPGGTHLAATPFDGTSTVLVIARDHAPAFHEVELTRLTVLADIVGAIVGKAVVSR; encoded by the coding sequence ATGCTGCTACGGGTTCGGGTCTCGCTGCCGGACCGGCCCGGCGCGCTCGGTGCCGTCACCCGTACTCTCGGTTCGGCCGGTGCCGACATCCTGCAGGTGACGGTGCTGGAGAGCGTGTCCGGCCGGGCGCTGGACGAGTTCACGGTGTCGGTGGCGAACCCGGCGGTCCGCGACCGGGTCTCCGCCGGGCTGGAAGCGGCGCCGGGCGTCCGGGTCGAGGGCATCTGGGAGACCGTCGAGCCGCCGGGAGCGTTCCCCGACCTGGTGGTCCTCTCGCAGGTCGCGGTGAACCCCGGACGCGGGCTGGCCACGCTGGTCGACGCCGCTCCTGCGCTGTTCAGCGCGGAGTGGGCGGCGCTGGTGGAGACCGACCCGTCGCCGAGCGTGGTCACGGCGAGCTGGCAGGCGCCCGCCGAGCCCCCGCTTCCCGCGCTGACCCCGCTCCGGCCGCGGACGGTCAGCCTGCCGGGCGGCACGCACCTGGCGGCGACGCCGTTCGACGGGACGTCGACCGTGCTGGTGATCGCCCGCGACCACGCGCCGGCGTTCCACGAGGTCGAGTTGACGCGGCTGACCGTGCTGGCCGACATCGTCGGTGCGATCGTGGGCAAAGCCGTCGTTTCTCGCTGA
- a CDS encoding DUF4870 domain-containing protein has translation MSVMTPVLDGTARPVRRPRPTRRPVASPRVPERVATATVATAPRPATVERIAYRKYTPAPGERAWMVLAHLSGVVSSVAGPLVISRVIGERSLYVREQALAAANFQLAFLAALAPTLLLGVLTFGLAALFLVPLVLAWLLTTVLAAFSAAGGERYRYPVGLALLR, from the coding sequence ATGAGCGTGATGACGCCGGTACTGGACGGCACCGCCCGGCCAGTGCGTCGGCCGCGCCCGACCCGGCGCCCGGTCGCGTCCCCGCGGGTTCCGGAGCGAGTGGCGACTGCCACGGTGGCGACGGCACCCCGCCCGGCCACTGTGGAGCGGATTGCCTACCGTAAGTACACGCCGGCTCCGGGCGAGCGTGCCTGGATGGTTCTCGCCCACCTCTCCGGGGTGGTGTCGAGCGTGGCCGGCCCGCTGGTGATCTCCCGCGTGATCGGCGAGCGGTCGCTCTACGTCCGCGAGCAGGCGCTGGCCGCGGCGAACTTCCAGCTCGCGTTCCTGGCCGCGCTGGCGCCGACGCTGCTCCTCGGCGTCCTGACGTTCGGGCTCGCGGCGCTGTTCCTGGTGCCGCTGGTGCTCGCCTGGCTGCTCACGACCGTGCTCGCCGCGTTCTCCGCCGCCGGTGGGGAGCGCTACCGCTACCCGGTCGGCTTAGCGCTCCTGCGCTGA